A region of Channa argus isolate prfri chromosome 8, Channa argus male v1.0, whole genome shotgun sequence DNA encodes the following proteins:
- the dph5 gene encoding diphthine methyl ester synthase, with protein sequence MLYLIGLGLGDAADITVKGLQAVKSCSRVYLEAYTSILTVGKEALEEFYGKQLILADRDLVEQGADEILKDADVSDVAFLVVGDPFGATTHSDLVLRAVNAGIPYKVIHNASIMNAVGCCGLQLYNFGETVSVVFWTETWRPESFYDKICKNRKAGLHTLCLLDIKVKEQSVENMMRGKKIYEPPRFMTVAQAADQLIQIIQRRREEGEELGMTEDTVCVGVARLGADDQVIRTATLRQLVSCDLGAPLHSLVVAGQLHPLEVDLLRLNAEPNALQHLSMIDSSTYIS encoded by the exons ATGCTGTATCTGATCGGCTTGGGGCTTGGAGACGCCGCGGACATCACGGTGAAAGGTTTGCAGGCGGTGAAGAGCTGCTCCAGAGTTTACCTGGAGGCCTACACATCCATTCTGACCGTGGGCAAGGAGGCTCTT GAGGAGTTCTATGGAAAGCAGCTGATCCTGGCAGACAGAGATCTGGTTGAACAGGGGGCTGATGAGATCCTGAAGGACGCCGATGTGAGTGACGTGGCGTTCCTGGTGGTGGGCGACCCATTCGG TGCAACGACCCACAGCGACCTGGTCCTCAGAGCAGTGAATGCTGGGATACCGTATAAAGTTATCCACAACGCGTCTATCATGAACGCAGTGGGCTGCTGCGGTCTGCAG ctgTACAATTTTGGGGAGACGGTGTCTGTGGTGTTTTGGACAGAGACATGGAGACCGGAGAGTTTCTATGATAAAATCTGTAAGAACAGAAAAGCTGGACTGCACACACTCTGTCTGTTgg ATATCAAAGTCAAAGAGCAGAGCGTCGAGAACATGATGAG GGGCAAGAAGATCTATGAGCCTCCTCGCTTCATGACCGTTGCTCAGGCTGCAGATCAGCTGATTCAAATCAtccagaggaggagggaggagggggaggagctgg GTATGACGGAggacacagtgtgtgtgggtgtggccCGACTCGGTGCAGACGACCAGGTGATTCGCACGGCGACGTTACGTCAGCTAGTGTCATGTGACCTTGGTGCCCCGCTCCATTCACTGGTTGTTGCCGGTCAACTCCACCCCCTGGAGGTGGACTTACTGCGCCTGAACGCGGAACCAAATGCACTGCAACACCTGTCCATGATTGACAGCTCCACCTATATCTCCTAA
- the slc30a7 gene encoding zinc transporter 7: MLPLSIKDDEYKPAKFNLLLKISGWFRSILADKTSRNLFFFLCLNLSFAFVELSYGIWSNSLGLISDSFHMFFDCTALLAGLAASVISRWRSNDSFSYGYVRAEVLAGFVNGLFLIFTAFFIFSEGVERALEPPDVHHERLLPVSIGGLLVNLVGIFVFQHGGHGHSHGEGGHGHSHSLFNGSLSHGHQSKHEEWHGNDGHGHSHGGHGHSHDGHGHSHEGHGHSHEGHGHSHEEPHYHDELQHTPGKGASKQILQGVLLHIIADTLGSIGVIISALLMQKYNLMIADPICSMLIAILIGVSVVPLLKESTGILMQRTPPSLDHALPECYQRVQQLQGVYNLQEPHFWTLCTDVYIGTLKLLVAPDADARWILSQTHSIFTQAGVRQLYVQIDTAAM; this comes from the exons ATGTTACCTTTATCTATTAAAGACGATGAGTACAAACCGGCCAAGTTTAACCTGCTGTTGAAGATCTCCGGGTGGTTCAG GTCGATCCTCGCAGATAAAACCTCCAGaaacttgttcttcttcctctgtctcaaCCTCTCCTTCGCCTTCGTGGAGCTGTCGTACGGAATCTGGAGTAACAG TTTAGGTTTGATCTCAGACTCCTTTCACATGTTCTTTGACTGCACCGCCCTGCTGGCAGGTCTGGCAGCCTCCGTCATCTCCAGGTGGAGATCCAACGACAGCTTCTCCTATGG ttaTGTCAGAGCTGAGGTGTTAGCTGGCTTTGTCAACGGACTCTTCCTCATCTTCACAGCATTCTTCATCTTCTCTGAAGGAGTTGAG AGGGCCCTGGAGCCCCCTGACGTTCACCACGAGCGCCTACTTCCTGTCTCTATTGGTGGTCTCCTGGTGAACCTAGTCGGGATCTTTGTGTTCCAGCATGGAGGCCATGGACACTCACATGGAGAGGGAG GTCACGGCCACAGCCACTCTCTGTTTAACGGCAGTCTGAGCCACGGACATCAAAGCAAACACGAAGAATGGCATGGAAACGATGGTCATGGACACAGTCACGGAGGACATGGACACAGTCACGATGGACATGGACACAGTCACGAAGGACATGGACACAGTCACGAAGGACATGGACACAGTCATGAGGAACCACACTATCACG ATGAACTGCAGCACACGCCGGGGAAAGGAGCCAGTAAACAGATCCTGCAGG GCGTCCTCCTGCACATCATCGCTGACACTCTTGGCAGCATTGGTGTGAtcatctctgctctgctgatgCAGAAATACAACCTGATGATCGCTGATCCCATCTGCTCCATGCTCATCGCCATCCTCATCGGAGTCag CGTGGTGCCATTACTGAAAGAGTCCACTGGGATCCTGATGCAGAGAACCCCCCCCTCACTGGATCACGCCCTGCCCGAGTGTTACCAAAGG gtgcagcagctgcagggcGTGTACAACCTGCAGGAACCTCACTTTTGGACTCTGTGCACTGACGTTTACATTGGGACATTAAAGCTGCTGGTTGCACCTGATGCAGACGCCCGCTGGATcctcagccagacacacagcaTCTTCACACAG GCCGGTGTGCGGCAGCTCTACGTTCAGATCGACACAGCGGCCATGTAG